A single window of Microcebus murinus isolate Inina chromosome 29, M.murinus_Inina_mat1.0, whole genome shotgun sequence DNA harbors:
- the C29H4orf36 gene encoding uncharacterized protein C4orf36 homolog: MAYGLPRKNTVKTILRGSCYEVQEAWDLALLTKTFYTNLANMKLPFLGEIKFGNPLKLTRYKTMKDGLLISAESLKLERECELKRLNKHKCQETTSRELQLLLRERQTGLRRPLPP; encoded by the exons ATGGCATATGGCCTGCCAAGAAAGAATACGGTGAAAACCATTTTGCGGGGCAGTTGTTACGAGGT ACAGGAAGCATGGGATCTTGCACTACTTACAAAGACTTTCTACACGAACCTAGCCAACATGAAGTTGCCTTTCTTGGGAGAGATTAAATTTGGGAATCCTCTAAAGCTcacaagatataaaaccatgaaGGATGGCCTGCTAATTTCAGCAGAAT CCCTCAAACTTGAAAGGGAGTGTGAACTGAAGCGCCTAAATAAACATAAATGCCAAGAGACCACATCTCGGGAACTGCAGCTTTTGCTAAGGGAAAGGCAAACTGGTTTGAGGAGGCCTCTTCCGCCTTAG